The following are from one region of the Hymenobacter sp. YIM 151858-1 genome:
- a CDS encoding alpha/beta hydrolase: MPSQRLPHAFILRTVTLHQEVHGVEELTLHTNAGDMPARFHAAGPYASVVLWVGGAGGGLDGPAWGMYPRLAAQLQLHGIASMRLHYRFPNDLEACVYDVLMAVQYLVQQRALGRVALVGHSFGGAVVISAGAVADEVTAVVAMSSQTYGTNLAPRLSPKPLLLLHGTDDEVLPPACSENIFARSGEPKQLLLYPGCRHGLDECRDQVDEDVAAWLTHHLMQPST; encoded by the coding sequence ATGCCCAGCCAGCGCCTGCCCCACGCGTTTATCCTCCGCACAGTAACCCTGCACCAAGAAGTACACGGGGTCGAAGAACTAACCCTGCATACCAACGCCGGCGACATGCCGGCGCGCTTTCATGCGGCTGGCCCCTATGCCAGCGTAGTGCTGTGGGTGGGCGGCGCGGGCGGCGGCCTCGATGGCCCGGCCTGGGGCATGTACCCCCGGCTGGCGGCGCAGCTGCAGCTGCATGGCATAGCCTCGATGCGCCTGCATTACCGCTTCCCCAACGATCTGGAAGCCTGCGTTTACGATGTGCTGATGGCCGTGCAGTACCTTGTGCAGCAGCGTGCCCTCGGCAGGGTGGCGCTGGTGGGGCATTCGTTTGGCGGAGCAGTGGTGATTTCGGCCGGCGCCGTAGCCGATGAGGTAACGGCCGTGGTAGCCATGAGCAGCCAAACCTACGGCACCAACCTGGCGCCCAGGCTCAGCCCCAAGCCGCTGCTGCTCCTGCATGGCACCGACGACGAAGTACTGCCACCCGCCTGCTCCGAAAACATCTTTGCCCGCTCCGGCGAGCCGAAGCAGTTGCTGCTGTACCCGGGCTGCCGCCACGGCCTCGACGAGTGCCGCGACCAGGTGGACGAGGACGTGGCGGCCTGGCTCACCCACCACCTGATGCAGCCCAGCACCTAG
- a CDS encoding PA14 domain-containing protein: MRIARPAALPVQGAGSGLTASYFANGTLAGAPSVRRIDAAIDFNWGTGAPAEGLPTDNFSVRWEGLLAAPSTGRYRFLARTEDEVRVWVNGKQMLDTWNGRKPSAGEGYVELAAGEKTSIRIEYADSEGDARLQLQWVPPGQAAQVIGTSYLYPLGSPTTPDPVNPAAAVAAAPVAKPQPTPVKKPAAAKPAPKTAAAKPAETKPVAKAAPKPEAPKAEAKPKQSKADAKAAETAAALPAGVYILTSRAGNKPLEVIEPGRPNRRAYSEAGAGGPTVEGRSTAPQWRIESLGNGFYRIGVQGSNKVLEVLGSATSNGTPMSLWTYYSGNNQLWRIEPAEGSYYKLIAKHSNKALTAKDSIEGGLQQWRYSARVDQQWKLEAVATEDEVASVAAAAPADLKGTGSYNMSIYPNPSNGVVQLRYSLPEEIPMGWVLYNQNGAPVRVSDYRRKNAGAHHQTLDFTGLPAGDYNLRMTVGANTTRVQLQLRKPSAGEAATADEASASGAKQP; encoded by the coding sequence ATGCGGATAGCCCGCCCGGCGGCATTGCCCGTGCAAGGCGCCGGCAGCGGCCTTACGGCCAGCTACTTTGCCAACGGCACGCTGGCTGGCGCTCCGAGCGTACGCCGCATCGATGCAGCCATTGACTTTAACTGGGGCACCGGCGCCCCCGCCGAAGGCCTGCCCACCGATAACTTTTCGGTGCGGTGGGAGGGGCTGCTGGCCGCGCCCAGCACCGGCCGTTACCGCTTTCTGGCCCGCACCGAGGACGAAGTACGCGTGTGGGTAAACGGTAAGCAAATGCTCGACACCTGGAATGGACGCAAGCCCAGCGCGGGTGAAGGCTACGTGGAGCTGGCTGCGGGCGAGAAAACCAGCATCCGGATTGAGTATGCCGACTCCGAGGGCGATGCCCGCCTGCAGCTGCAGTGGGTGCCACCGGGCCAGGCGGCGCAGGTTATCGGCACGAGCTACCTTTACCCGCTCGGCTCGCCCACCACGCCCGACCCGGTAAACCCCGCCGCGGCCGTAGCGGCCGCGCCGGTTGCCAAACCGCAGCCCACGCCGGTAAAGAAGCCCGCGGCTGCCAAGCCGGCTCCCAAAACGGCAGCCGCCAAGCCAGCCGAAACCAAACCCGTAGCCAAAGCGGCCCCGAAGCCCGAAGCCCCCAAAGCTGAGGCCAAGCCCAAGCAAAGCAAAGCCGACGCCAAAGCGGCCGAAACCGCGGCCGCACTGCCGGCCGGTGTATACATTCTGACCTCGCGGGCGGGCAACAAGCCGCTGGAGGTAATTGAGCCCGGCCGCCCCAACCGCCGCGCTTACTCCGAAGCCGGCGCCGGCGGCCCCACCGTGGAAGGCCGCAGCACGGCCCCGCAGTGGCGCATCGAGAGCCTGGGCAACGGCTTCTACCGCATCGGCGTGCAAGGCAGCAACAAAGTGCTCGAAGTGCTGGGCAGCGCCACCTCCAACGGCACGCCCATGAGCCTCTGGACGTACTACAGCGGCAACAACCAGCTGTGGCGCATCGAGCCGGCCGAAGGCAGCTACTACAAGCTGATTGCCAAGCACAGCAACAAAGCCCTGACGGCCAAAGACTCCATCGAAGGCGGCTTGCAGCAGTGGCGCTACAGCGCGCGTGTCGATCAGCAGTGGAAACTGGAGGCCGTAGCTACCGAAGACGAAGTAGCCTCCGTGGCGGCCGCCGCACCGGCCGACCTCAAAGGCACCGGCTCGTACAACATGAGCATTTACCCCAACCCCAGCAACGGCGTGGTGCAGCTGCGCTACTCGCTGCCCGAAGAAATTCCGATGGGTTGGGTGCTTTACAACCAGAACGGCGCCCCGGTGCGCGTGTCGGACTACCGCCGCAAAAACGCCGGTGCCCACCACCAGACGCTCGATTTCACGGGCCTGCCCGCCGGCGACTACAACCTGCGCATGACAGTAGGTGCCAACACTACGCGTGTGCAACTGCAATTGCGCAAGCCGTCGGCCGGCGAGGCCGCAACAGCCGACGAAGCTTCGGCCTCGGGCGCCAAGCAGCCCTAG
- a CDS encoding ParA family protein, which produces MGKIIAVANQKGGVGKTTSSINLAASLAALEYRTLLVDADPQANATSGVGFDPKDIQHSIYECMVDGINAQDIILQTNILPHLDLMPSHIDLVGAEVEMINLPNREEKMKQALAALADQYDFIIIDCSPSLGLITVNALTAANSVIIPVQCEYFALEGLGKLLNTIKIIQSRLNPQLEIEGILLTMYDVRLRLSNQVVEEVKLHFQQLVFDTIIPRNVKLSESPSFGIPVILHDAESKGSISYLNLAREIVEKNAVTQDGAAYAEGDAA; this is translated from the coding sequence ATGGGTAAAATTATTGCGGTAGCAAACCAGAAAGGCGGCGTGGGCAAAACCACCTCGTCCATCAACCTCGCGGCGTCGTTGGCTGCGCTGGAATACCGCACCCTGCTGGTAGATGCCGATCCGCAGGCCAACGCCACCTCCGGCGTGGGCTTCGATCCGAAGGACATCCAACACAGCATTTACGAGTGCATGGTCGACGGCATCAACGCCCAGGACATTATCCTGCAGACCAATATTCTGCCTCACCTCGACCTGATGCCTTCGCACATCGACCTGGTAGGGGCCGAGGTGGAAATGATCAACCTGCCCAACCGCGAGGAAAAGATGAAGCAGGCGTTGGCGGCGTTGGCCGATCAGTACGACTTCATCATCATCGACTGTTCGCCCTCCCTAGGTCTGATCACCGTAAACGCCCTCACGGCCGCCAACTCGGTGATTATCCCGGTGCAGTGCGAGTACTTTGCCCTGGAGGGCCTGGGCAAGCTGCTGAACACCATCAAGATTATCCAGAGCCGCCTGAACCCGCAGTTGGAAATCGAGGGCATCCTGCTCACGATGTACGACGTGCGTTTGCGCCTCTCCAACCAGGTGGTAGAAGAGGTAAAGCTGCACTTCCAGCAACTGGTGTTCGATACCATCATTCCGCGCAACGTAAAGCTGTCGGAGTCGCCGAGCTTCGGTATTCCGGTTATCCTGCACGATGCCGAAAGCAAAGGCTCGATCAGTTACCTGAACCTGGCCCGCGAAATCGTGGAGAAAAACGCCGTAACCCAGGACGGCGCCGCTTACGCCGAAGGCGACGCCGCGTAA
- a CDS encoding transglutaminase-like domain-containing protein — protein sequence MRTRTFGLECKTTVSPASGGALELWVPVPHSDASQQITALQVETAYPYELVEGRYGNRMLHMRLAQPPAAEFTVMLRCRVSRQEHINPLLPRAAMRKLPKPPPDPELKRWLGPDRLVPLDDQIRLWAHEVAAQANAKTDLEKARAVYEHVVGTVQYDKSGQGWGRGDIYYACDARRGNCTDFHAVFIGYCRALGIPARFSIGLPLPPERGTGEVKGYHCWAEFYTKQTGWVPIDASEAAKNPDKRAYYFGTHDENRVEFSRGRDLVLTPAQQGEPLNYFVFPYAELNGKPYSGVSYQYRYRDAAE from the coding sequence GTGCGCACGCGCACTTTTGGGCTGGAGTGCAAAACCACCGTAAGCCCTGCCAGTGGTGGCGCGCTGGAGCTGTGGGTGCCCGTGCCGCACTCCGATGCTTCGCAGCAAATCACGGCCCTGCAGGTAGAAACCGCTTACCCGTACGAGTTGGTAGAGGGCCGCTACGGCAACCGCATGCTGCACATGCGCCTGGCACAGCCGCCGGCTGCGGAGTTTACCGTGATGCTACGCTGCCGGGTAAGCCGGCAGGAGCACATCAACCCGCTGCTGCCCAGGGCCGCCATGCGCAAGCTGCCGAAACCGCCGCCCGACCCCGAGCTGAAGCGCTGGCTCGGGCCCGACCGCCTGGTACCGCTCGACGACCAGATCCGGCTGTGGGCGCACGAGGTGGCCGCCCAAGCCAACGCCAAAACCGACCTCGAAAAAGCCCGCGCCGTGTACGAGCACGTGGTAGGCACCGTGCAGTACGACAAAAGCGGGCAGGGCTGGGGCCGCGGCGACATTTACTACGCCTGCGATGCGCGCCGCGGCAACTGCACCGATTTTCATGCGGTGTTTATCGGCTACTGCCGGGCCCTAGGTATCCCGGCGCGGTTCAGCATCGGGCTGCCACTGCCCCCGGAGCGCGGCACCGGCGAGGTAAAAGGCTACCACTGCTGGGCCGAGTTCTACACCAAGCAAACCGGCTGGGTGCCCATCGATGCCTCCGAAGCCGCCAAGAACCCCGATAAGCGCGCGTACTACTTTGGCACCCACGACGAAAACCGCGTGGAGTTCAGCCGCGGCCGCGACCTGGTGCTGACGCCCGCGCAGCAGGGCGAACCGCTCAACTACTTTGTGTTTCCGTACGCCGAGCTCAACGGCAAGCCTTACAGCGGCGTGAGCTACCAATACCGCTACCGCGACGCAGCCGAGTAA
- a CDS encoding T9SS type A sorting domain-containing protein — protein MKHALLLFLLSVGQVGYLQSSASGQNLIQNGTFSKYPAHSATAAELPPGTDLGGWSSGLGYAGTSMYPPDTKISVQTGSVVYYYNMVRQGTFPGDPANRVPPSSTWLYSNGNISGLPMTVWIQRVEVKPNADYLFSFYTSNAISSERDLKSDPVLRIEVDGKQVGKDMQVYDEADPRSGHNGRDGWDRRVVHFQTGPTTTSIELKIIDLATDSNGDDLALTALDLHQATKEEIIRATAPSGLALFPNPAVRSTRLDLRTLPLGKYEVMFIDAVGRWVRTEQHLGGEMQAIDLRDLPVGTYLVRIRGGKNSHTLRLLKE, from the coding sequence ATGAAGCATGCTTTACTGTTATTCCTCCTGTCGGTAGGGCAGGTGGGATACTTACAGAGTTCGGCTTCGGGGCAAAACCTGATCCAGAACGGAACCTTTAGCAAGTACCCGGCGCACTCGGCCACTGCCGCCGAACTGCCGCCCGGAACCGACCTAGGCGGCTGGAGCAGTGGTTTGGGGTATGCCGGCACCAGCATGTACCCGCCCGATACCAAGATATCGGTGCAAACGGGCTCCGTTGTTTACTACTACAACATGGTGCGCCAAGGTACTTTCCCCGGCGACCCGGCCAACCGCGTGCCGCCGTCCAGCACTTGGCTGTACTCCAACGGCAATATCAGCGGCTTGCCCATGACGGTGTGGATTCAGCGCGTGGAGGTGAAGCCCAATGCCGATTACCTGTTCAGCTTTTATACCTCCAACGCCATCAGCTCGGAGCGCGACCTGAAGTCGGACCCGGTGCTGCGCATCGAGGTGGATGGCAAGCAGGTAGGAAAAGACATGCAGGTGTACGACGAGGCCGATCCGCGCTCGGGCCACAACGGCCGCGACGGTTGGGACCGGCGCGTAGTGCACTTTCAAACCGGGCCCACCACTACCAGCATCGAGCTGAAGATTATTGACCTGGCCACCGATAGCAACGGCGACGACCTGGCCCTTACCGCCCTGGACTTGCACCAGGCTACCAAGGAAGAAATTATTCGGGCCACCGCGCCCAGCGGGCTGGCGCTGTTTCCTAACCCCGCCGTGCGCTCTACCCGGCTCGACCTGCGCACCCTGCCCTTGGGCAAGTACGAGGTTATGTTTATCGACGCGGTGGGGCGGTGGGTACGCACCGAGCAACACCTGGGCGGCGAAATGCAGGCCATTGATTTGCGCGACCTGCCCGTGGGCACGTATTTGGTGCGGATACGCGGCGGCAAAAACAGCCACACCCTGCGCCTGCTAAAAGAGTAG
- the serA gene encoding phosphoglycerate dehydrogenase, producing the protein MSNTAPPFPYIVIDFDSTFTQVEALDELADIALRGRPEREQVVAQIKALTDGGMDGSVSFSESLRRRIELLPARREHLHELVQHLRTKVTESIRRNQAFFQQHADRVYIVSSGFREFIEPVVAEFGIPPEQVLANTFTFDAEGRITGFDPENPLSQDGGKILQLHLLGLDDAPVYVLGDGITDYQIREAGLAARFYAFTENVARPAVVAQADEVVPSFDEFLYQNKLPMTLSYPKNRIRALLLENIEPTAERLFREEGYQVEVVPGGLDEEELMERIEGISILGIRSKTQVTPRVLERANRLIAVGAFCIGTNQIDLLGCMQRGIAVFNAPFSNTRSVVELALGEIIALARRLPVKSEQMHRGVWDKSARGAFEIRGKKLGIVGYGNIGSQLSVVAEAVGMQVLYYDIAEKLQLGNATKCRTLEELLRQADVVTLHVDGRPENTNLIGAAELALMKPGALLLNNARGHVVDITALADALRSGHLGGASVDVFPYEPKTNDEPFESPLRGLPNVLLTPHVGGSTAEAQRNIAEFVPERIMGYVNTGNTLQSVNLPNIQLPPQQQAHRLIHIHHNVPGVLAHINNVLAAHAVNILGQYLKTNEHIGYVITDVNREYDQEVIKALRQVEQTIKFRVLY; encoded by the coding sequence ATGAGCAACACCGCCCCGCCGTTTCCTTACATCGTTATCGATTTCGACAGCACCTTTACGCAGGTAGAGGCGCTTGATGAGCTGGCTGATATTGCCCTGCGCGGCCGCCCCGAGCGCGAGCAGGTAGTGGCCCAGATCAAGGCCCTCACCGACGGCGGCATGGATGGCTCCGTGTCGTTCAGCGAGTCGCTGCGGCGGCGCATCGAGCTGCTGCCGGCCCGGCGCGAACACCTGCACGAGCTGGTGCAGCACCTGCGCACCAAGGTTACCGAGAGCATCCGGCGCAACCAGGCGTTTTTTCAGCAGCACGCCGACCGCGTGTACATCGTGAGCAGCGGTTTTCGCGAGTTCATCGAGCCGGTGGTGGCCGAGTTCGGCATTCCGCCCGAGCAGGTGCTGGCCAACACGTTCACCTTCGATGCCGAGGGCCGCATCACCGGTTTCGACCCCGAAAACCCGCTGAGCCAGGACGGCGGCAAAATCCTGCAACTGCACCTGCTGGGCCTCGACGACGCGCCGGTGTACGTGCTCGGCGACGGCATTACCGATTACCAGATTCGCGAGGCCGGCCTGGCCGCCCGCTTCTACGCCTTCACCGAAAACGTGGCCCGCCCGGCCGTGGTGGCCCAAGCCGATGAGGTAGTGCCTTCCTTCGACGAGTTTCTCTACCAAAACAAGTTGCCGATGACTCTCTCCTACCCCAAAAACCGCATCCGCGCGCTGCTGCTCGAAAACATCGAACCTACGGCCGAGCGCCTGTTTCGCGAGGAGGGCTACCAGGTGGAGGTGGTGCCCGGCGGCCTCGATGAGGAGGAGCTGATGGAGCGCATCGAGGGCATCAGCATCCTGGGCATCCGGTCGAAAACGCAGGTTACGCCCCGCGTACTGGAGCGCGCCAACCGCCTCATTGCCGTGGGCGCCTTTTGCATCGGCACCAACCAAATTGATTTGCTCGGCTGCATGCAGCGCGGCATTGCTGTATTCAACGCGCCTTTCTCCAACACCCGCTCGGTGGTGGAGCTGGCCCTAGGTGAAATCATCGCCCTGGCGCGCCGCCTGCCCGTGAAGTCGGAGCAAATGCACCGCGGCGTGTGGGACAAGTCGGCGCGCGGCGCGTTCGAAATCCGGGGCAAAAAGCTGGGCATTGTGGGCTACGGCAACATCGGGTCGCAGCTTTCGGTGGTGGCCGAAGCCGTGGGCATGCAGGTGCTCTACTACGACATTGCCGAAAAGCTGCAGCTCGGCAACGCCACCAAGTGCCGCACCCTGGAGGAGCTGTTGCGCCAGGCCGATGTGGTAACGCTGCACGTGGATGGCCGACCCGAAAACACCAACCTCATCGGGGCCGCTGAGTTGGCCCTGATGAAGCCCGGCGCGCTGCTGCTCAACAACGCCCGCGGCCACGTCGTCGATATCACGGCTCTGGCCGATGCCTTGCGCTCGGGGCACCTAGGCGGTGCTTCGGTGGATGTGTTTCCCTACGAGCCCAAAACCAACGACGAGCCTTTCGAAAGCCCGCTGCGCGGCTTGCCCAACGTGCTGCTTACGCCGCACGTGGGCGGCAGCACGGCCGAGGCGCAGCGCAACATTGCCGAGTTTGTGCCCGAGCGCATCATGGGCTACGTGAACACCGGCAACACCCTGCAGAGCGTGAACCTGCCCAACATTCAGCTACCGCCGCAGCAGCAGGCCCACCGCCTCATTCACATTCACCACAACGTGCCCGGCGTGCTGGCCCACATCAACAACGTGCTGGCAGCGCACGCCGTCAACATCCTGGGTCAGTACCTCAAAACCAACGAGCACATCGGCTACGTGATTACCGACGTGAACCGCGAGTACGACCAGGAGGTGATTAAAGCCCTCCGGCAGGTAGAGCAGACGATTAAGTTCCGGGTGCTGTATTAA
- a CDS encoding metal-dependent hydrolase — translation MELTYYGHSCFGLLVGGSRLLFDPFIRPNALAKDVQVDQIQADFILLSHGHFDHVSEVEEIGKRTNAPLVGMFEVLSWFEQKGLQAPYKMNIGGRAQLPFGTVKMVPAVHSSSMPDGSYGGVAGGFVLETAEGNLYFAGDTALTYEMKLIGERTKLDVALLPIGDNFTMGIDDALQAAQWLGVKRVVGMHYDTFPPIKLDHDAAQRKAQEAGVELVLLNIGQTINL, via the coding sequence ATGGAACTTACCTATTACGGACACTCCTGCTTTGGTCTGCTGGTGGGCGGCTCGCGCCTGCTGTTCGATCCGTTCATCCGGCCCAACGCGTTGGCCAAAGACGTACAGGTAGATCAGATCCAGGCCGACTTTATCCTGCTCTCGCACGGCCACTTCGACCACGTATCGGAAGTTGAGGAAATTGGCAAGCGCACCAACGCCCCGCTGGTAGGTATGTTTGAGGTGCTGAGCTGGTTTGAGCAGAAAGGCCTGCAGGCGCCGTACAAAATGAACATCGGCGGCCGCGCGCAGCTGCCCTTCGGTACCGTAAAGATGGTGCCGGCCGTGCACAGCTCCTCCATGCCCGATGGCTCGTACGGCGGCGTGGCCGGCGGCTTCGTGCTCGAAACCGCCGAAGGCAACCTGTACTTTGCCGGCGACACGGCCCTCACCTACGAAATGAAGCTCATCGGCGAGCGTACCAAGCTCGACGTAGCCCTGCTGCCCATCGGCGACAACTTCACCATGGGCATCGACGATGCTTTGCAGGCGGCCCAGTGGCTTGGCGTAAAGCGCGTGGTGGGCATGCACTACGACACCTTTCCGCCGATTAAGCTCGACCACGACGCGGCGCAGCGCAAAGCGCAGGAGGCCGGTGTGGAGCTGGTGCTGCTGAACATCGGCCAAACGATTAACTTGTGA
- a CDS encoding DUF3224 domain-containing protein, giving the protein MDIRAVSTLELGAWSEETYQGAADAPAMARATATQVFSGDIEGESRLEMLMTYHPDGSASSVGLERVVGRVGGRAGSFVLQHSGSLEDGVTKANLAVVPGSGTHELNGLHGHGWCVRPAGKPGAITLEYSFEG; this is encoded by the coding sequence ATGGATATACGTGCGGTTAGTACACTCGAGCTAGGGGCTTGGTCGGAGGAAACCTACCAGGGAGCGGCCGATGCGCCGGCTATGGCCCGGGCCACCGCAACCCAGGTGTTCAGCGGCGACATTGAAGGCGAAAGCCGGCTCGAAATGCTCATGACCTACCACCCCGATGGCTCGGCCAGCTCGGTGGGGTTGGAGCGCGTGGTGGGTCGGGTAGGAGGGCGGGCCGGCAGCTTTGTGCTGCAGCACAGCGGCAGCCTCGAGGACGGCGTAACCAAGGCCAACTTGGCGGTGGTGCCCGGCTCGGGTACGCACGAGCTCAACGGCCTGCATGGCCACGGCTGGTGCGTGCGGCCCGCAGGCAAGCCCGGCGCTATTACGCTGGAGTACAGCTTCGAGGGGTAG